Proteins from one Rhizoctonia solani chromosome 5, complete sequence genomic window:
- a CDS encoding NAD(P)-binding protein has product MPEPLTMLPYPNTIFLTGATGYVGGSLLVSLVRTYSLAKITALVRNPEDLSAVSGVGHSVHAILGSHVDKELIIEEVSKAELVIQLSNPDDLLFIQSIVAGLKLHKERTGNRPLYFHATGTFTYADKITGELQREYVPWDDTEKPRLRDMVDIDAPHRIVDLEAIKVHEENIADVHLICPPTVYGVGTGPVRRTSTFIPYAMS; this is encoded by the exons ATGCCAGAACCTTTGACCATGCTACCATACCCAAACACAATATTTCTTACTGG TGCCACCGGCTATGTTGGCGGCTCTCTGCTAGTCTCCCTAGTTCGCACATATTCTCTTGCGAAAATCACTGCACTAGTGAGAAATCCTGAAGACTTGAGCGCGGTATCTGGGGTTGGGCATAGCGTTCATGCTATTTTAGGCTCTCATGTGGATAAGGAATTAATTATTGAAGAAGTCTCAAAAGCGGAACTCGTTATCCAACTCTCTAATCCGGACGACCTATTATTCATTCAATCCATTGTAGCGGGTCTCAAACTACACAAAGAGAGGACTGGGAATCGACCCCTTTATTTTCATGCAAC GGGGACATTCACATATGCCGACAAAATAACTGGCGAGCTGCAGAGAGAGTACGTTCCATGGGAC GACACCGAAAAACCAAGACTTAGAGATATGGTTGACATCGATGCTCCTCATAGGATAGTGGACCTTGA AGCAATCAAAGTTCATGAGGAAAACATAGCGGACGTACATTTGATCTGTCCGCCTACGGTCTATGGCGTTGGAACTGGACCGGTTCGGCGTACTTCCACTTTCATCCCTTATGCGATGAG CTGA
- a CDS encoding histone deacetylase family protein → MDLPEPKLSIHIQPSCSEHRYIRDKDLSTIVEKPERLRALAVGIAAGVALNETAILPGVSTSSNSVTSQDELAIAMEKMSLQSSEDIALPTTVAKIIRYARPADASFLNNPAVRMVHALEEDIESSSGEEYLSQLSRWALESESRIKTEGSEIPKGEGLSQGDLYLCPRTLHAIAGALETTCKAVDSVIGSTSPRSFAAIRPPGHHCGSDEPAGFCWVNNILVGIAHAYRLHGITRAVIFDIDLHHGNGTQSITWKLNAETHRKRLEAEARFAAGISEAQPEGLQIYYGSLHDILSYPCEDGDPTLTAAASVSLHGNAHGQHIENVHLQEWKDEDDFFNRLYGNSSESEGEGYATRLFGRAKDFLKGTGAIPEKTMVFVSCGFDAGENEYESMSRHNRRVPTTFYHRFACDAREFAEVYAKGRVVGVLEGGYSDRALVSGGMAWINGMIGLRTQNARDLWKIPNLEKIELATGLKKTRKPRSSTSKTPAPSHEPWISRVLDLLPTLDGTFGASHLSAPRTKKKVDPLPSTRTLRDRAPKAQPELKEEKPASTKAKYAPVSSAKSLRAEATGIAPRPESPGDEFVPPVPPVLGPLSDSTKLSPDSNTATVPPVARETSTTGTEMGGTVRAFEGISLNSSETVNQGPESISDPSKASLVIKLKRPPPSTDV, encoded by the exons atggatcttcccgAGCCCAAGCTCTCGATTCACATCCAGCCATCCTGTTCCGAACATCGGTATATACGTGACAAAGATCTATCGACTATTGTAGAGAAGCCCGAGCGACTGAGAGCGTTGGCTGTTGGCATTGCTGCGGGCGTTGCTCTTAATGAAACTGCTATACTACCTGGTGTATCGACATCTAGCAATAGCGTTACCAGCCAAGATGAACTTGCTATAGCCATGGAAAAGATGTCCCTTCAATCGAGTGAAGATATCGCCTTGCCTACAACCGTTGCAAAGATTATCCGTTATGCCCGTCCGGCGGACGCGTCATTTTTAAATAACCCTGCTGTTCGAATGGTTCACGCATTAGAAGAAGACATAGAATCTAGCTCGGGGGAAGAGTACCTATCTCAGCTGTCACGCTGGGCTCTCGAAAGTGAGAGTCGCATCAAGACTGAAGGCAGCGAGATTCCGAAAGGGGAGGGTCTTAGTCAAGGAGATTTATATC TATGTCCAAGAACGCTTCATGCTATTGCCGGTGCACTTGAGACGACATGCAAGGCAGTTGATTCGGTCATTGGTTCAACCTCTCCTCGATCTTTTGCTGCCATACGCCCTCCTGGCCACCATTGCGGCTCCGATGAGCCCGCCGGGTTTTGCTGGGTCAATAATATACTCGTTGGGATAGCACATG CATACCGACTCCATGGCATCACACGAGCGGTGATCTTTGATATTGACCTTCACCATG GAAATGGCACTCAATCGATCACTTGGAAGCTCAATGCGGAGACCCATCGTAAGCGACTCGAGGCGGAGGCGAGGTTCGCAGCAGGAATTTCTGAAGCCCAGCCGGAAGGGCTACAAATCTATTATGGTAGTCTACACGACATTTTATCATATCCTTGTGAA GATGGTGACCCTACGCTCACAGCCGCCGCATCGGTAAGCCTACACGGGAACGCTCACGGCCAGCACATCGAGAATGTCCATTtgcaagaatggaaagacgAAGATGACTTTTTCAATCGGCTCTATGGAAACTCTTCAGAAAGCGAGGGCGAAGGATACGCAACGAGATTATTTGGTCGCGCAAAGGATTTCTTGAAAGGCACCGGAGCAATTCCGGAGAAAACGATGGTATTTGTCAG CTGTGGATTTGATGCGGGGGAAAACGAATACGAATCAATGTCAAGGCACAATCGAAGGGTCCCTACTACCTTTTACCACCGCTTCGCTTGTGATGCTAGGGAATTTGCGGAAGTGTATGCTAAAGGACGCGTGGTTGGGGTTTTGGAGGGCGGATATAGCGACCGTGCACTCGTCAGTGGCGGCATGGCTTGGATCAACGGGATGATAGGTCTACGTACTCAAAATGCTAGGGATTTATGGAAAATTCCTAATCTCGAGAAG ATCGAACTTGCTACGGGACTCAAGAAAACACGGAAGCCACGCTCATCCACATCTAAAACTCCCGCCCCGTCTCACGAACCATGGATATCTCGTGTACTTGATTTGCTACCAACGCTCGATGGCACTTTTGGAGCCAGCCATTTATCCGCTCCCCGAACCAAGAAAAAGGTGGACCCCCTACCCAGCACTCGTACCCTTCGTGACAGAGCACCAAAAGCACAGCCCGAGCTCAAGGAGGAGAAGCCTGCATCAACCAAGGCTAAGTACGCCCCAGTGTCTTCTGCCAAGAGTTTGCGGGCAGAGGCGACGGGGATAGCTCCAAGGCCTGAATCACCAGGAGATGAATTCGTGCCACCGGTTCCTCCGGTTCTAGGGCCTCTTTCTGATTCAACGAAATTATCACCTGATTCGAACACTGCCACGGTGCCCCCAGTAGCCCGGGAGACGAGCACTACTGGGACCGAGATGGGTGGCACCGTAAGGGCTTTCGAAGGCATTTCGTTGAACTCATCTGAAACTGTAAATCAAGGTCCGGAATCAATTTCTGACCCATCCAAGGCCTCTTTGGTAATCAAATTAAAGCGCCCTCCCCCATCTACGGATGTTTAA